The following are from one region of the Variovorax sp. V213 genome:
- a CDS encoding uroporphyrinogen-III C-methyltransferase, whose amino-acid sequence MSAASPSDDFSPPSATAPVPATLAAPQSPESLAAAATTLSRIGLGLLAIVSLAALVIAISLWQKVSGMQEQLARQSADAQAQSLEARTLARQAIETVRDTAARAALTETRVAEVALQRSQLEELMQSLSRSRDENLVVDIESAVRLALQQAQVTGSVEPLLAALKAGDQRIARAAQPRLAPLQRAMQRDADRLRSSASADSGEALQKIDELTRSVDDLPPLNAVATRGNGLNAWQPEPIPADAPWWERALLTVRAEARSLVRVGRIDRPEAVLLAPDQTFFLRENLKLKLLNARLSLLSRQVDVARSELATVSATLNRYFDPASRRTQAAATLLQQLQAQVKTSETPRIDDTLAALATAAAGR is encoded by the coding sequence ATGAGTGCCGCGTCCCCGTCCGACGACTTCTCCCCCCCATCCGCCACCGCGCCGGTGCCTGCCACGCTGGCGGCACCGCAGTCGCCGGAGTCGCTGGCGGCCGCCGCAACCACACTCTCCCGCATCGGGCTCGGCCTCTTGGCCATCGTGTCCCTGGCGGCCCTGGTGATTGCCATTTCTCTCTGGCAGAAGGTCAGCGGCATGCAGGAGCAGCTGGCGCGCCAGAGCGCGGATGCGCAAGCCCAGTCGCTCGAGGCGCGCACGCTCGCGCGGCAGGCCATCGAGACCGTGCGCGACACCGCGGCGCGTGCCGCCCTCACCGAAACCCGCGTCGCGGAGGTCGCGCTGCAGCGCTCGCAGCTCGAAGAACTGATGCAAAGCCTCTCGCGTTCGCGCGACGAGAACCTGGTGGTCGACATCGAGTCGGCCGTGCGCCTTGCGCTGCAGCAGGCCCAGGTCACGGGCAGCGTGGAGCCCTTGCTTGCGGCCCTCAAGGCCGGCGACCAGCGCATTGCGCGCGCCGCGCAACCCCGGCTTGCGCCGCTGCAGCGTGCCATGCAGCGCGATGCCGACCGCCTGCGCAGCAGCGCCAGTGCCGACAGCGGCGAAGCCCTGCAAAAAATCGACGAGTTGACGCGCAGCGTGGACGACCTGCCGCCGCTCAATGCGGTGGCCACGCGCGGCAACGGTCTCAATGCCTGGCAGCCCGAACCCATTCCGGCCGACGCGCCATGGTGGGAGCGGGCGCTTCTCACGGTGCGCGCCGAAGCGCGGTCGCTGGTGCGGGTCGGGCGCATCGATCGCCCGGAGGCCGTGCTGCTGGCGCCCGACCAGACTTTTTTCCTGCGCGAGAACCTCAAGCTCAAGCTGCTCAATGCGCGCCTCTCTCTGCTGTCGCGGCAGGTGGACGTCGCGCGCAGCGAGCTCGCCACGGTTTCCGCAACGCTGAACCGTTATTTCGATCCGGCGTCACGGCGCACGCAGGCCGCCGCCACGCTGCTGCAGCAACTCCAGGCCCAGGTGAAGACTTCCGAAACTCCGCGCATCGACGACACGCTGGCCGCGCTGGCAACCGCGGCTGCCGGACGTTGA
- a CDS encoding uroporphyrinogen-III synthase, which translates to MAAAKPVIVTRPAREAVQWVDEFRAAGLEAAALPLIAIEPAVDAQPLRAAWKRLSDYAALMFVSATAVEHFFLHAEGAEAKDAIAAGLRFWATGPGTARALLRAGVPEEAIDAPAPDAVRFDSEALWDRVRTQVSAGVRVLIVRGGDAAGNPSGRDWLANEIEAAQGCRDTVVAYRRLPPSFDEAARALAREGAAGRAIWLFSSSEAIANLCDALPGTQWHAAGAVATHARIAEAARAAGFGAVRVCKPLREAMIASIESFT; encoded by the coding sequence ATGGCTGCCGCCAAGCCCGTGATCGTGACGCGGCCGGCGCGCGAGGCCGTGCAGTGGGTGGACGAATTTCGCGCCGCGGGGCTCGAGGCGGCCGCACTGCCTCTGATCGCCATCGAGCCCGCCGTCGACGCCCAGCCGCTCCGGGCAGCCTGGAAGCGCCTGTCGGACTACGCGGCGCTGATGTTCGTGAGCGCCACCGCGGTCGAGCATTTCTTTCTTCACGCGGAAGGCGCAGAAGCAAAGGACGCGATCGCGGCAGGCCTGCGTTTCTGGGCCACCGGTCCGGGCACCGCGCGCGCTCTGCTGCGTGCCGGCGTGCCGGAAGAGGCCATCGATGCGCCTGCGCCCGATGCCGTCCGCTTCGACTCCGAAGCGCTGTGGGACCGGGTGCGAACCCAGGTCTCGGCGGGCGTGCGCGTGCTGATCGTTCGTGGCGGCGACGCGGCCGGCAACCCCAGCGGGCGCGACTGGCTCGCCAACGAAATCGAAGCCGCGCAAGGTTGCCGCGACACCGTGGTCGCCTATCGGCGCCTGCCGCCGTCCTTCGACGAAGCGGCGCGCGCGCTGGCGCGCGAGGGCGCCGCGGGCCGTGCGATCTGGCTGTTCAGCAGCTCCGAAGCCATCGCGAACCTGTGCGATGCCTTGCCCGGCACCCAGTGGCATGCGGCCGGCGCCGTGGCAACCCATGCCCGCATCGCCGAGGCCGCGCGGGCCGCGGGATTCGGCGCGGTGCGGGTGTGCAAGCCGCTGCGTGAGGCAATGATCGCGTCGATAGAATCCTTCACATGA
- a CDS encoding heme biosynthesis protein HemY encodes MRAALWLLALFAIAAAVALFAGNNQGTITVFWPPWRVDLSLNLVLVILLAAFVLLHLALRGLAALFSLPTQARQWRLQQKERTLHSALLDSMVQLLSGRFSRARKAAQAALVQEKTLAALDAKLPQAQQVRVLSHLLAAESAQALQDRPARDAHLQQALNESADRTMLATPETREGVQLRAARWALEDRDPAAALARLEELPQGVQRRTLALRIRLKAARQDRRTLEALETARLLAKHRAFSDAAAQSIVRGLATELLSGAHDPAQLLRAWTELDVVEREMPEVAVHAAQRMVALRGDLALAREWLLPAWERMVSQPRGLGDALRVKLARALEAGLDSVDAEWLARIESAQRNNPRDPNLQYLAGMACMKRQLWGKAQQLLTQAGLGLQDTDLYRRAWLALAELAEARGDAEHAAEAWKRAAQIEKV; translated from the coding sequence ATGAGGGCAGCACTCTGGCTCCTGGCGCTGTTCGCCATTGCGGCGGCGGTGGCCCTGTTCGCCGGCAACAACCAGGGCACGATCACCGTGTTCTGGCCGCCGTGGCGGGTCGATCTTTCGCTCAACCTGGTGCTGGTGATCCTGCTGGCTGCTTTCGTCCTGCTGCATCTTGCGCTGCGTGGCCTGGCGGCGCTGTTCTCGCTGCCGACCCAGGCCCGCCAATGGCGGCTGCAGCAGAAGGAACGCACGCTGCATTCGGCCCTGCTCGATTCGATGGTGCAACTGCTGTCGGGGCGCTTCTCGCGCGCGCGCAAGGCCGCGCAGGCTGCGCTGGTCCAGGAAAAAACGCTCGCGGCCCTCGATGCCAAGCTGCCCCAAGCGCAGCAGGTTCGCGTGCTGTCGCACCTGCTGGCTGCCGAGAGTGCGCAGGCCTTGCAGGACCGGCCGGCGCGCGATGCCCACCTGCAGCAAGCCCTGAACGAAAGCGCTGACCGAACCATGCTGGCCACCCCGGAGACGCGCGAAGGCGTGCAGTTGCGCGCCGCGCGCTGGGCGCTCGAAGACCGCGATCCTGCGGCGGCGCTGGCCCGGCTCGAAGAGCTTCCCCAGGGTGTGCAACGGCGAACCCTTGCCCTGCGTATTCGCTTGAAGGCCGCGCGCCAGGATCGGCGCACGCTCGAAGCGCTGGAAACCGCACGCCTGCTCGCCAAGCACCGCGCGTTTTCCGACGCTGCGGCGCAGAGCATCGTGCGCGGCCTGGCGACCGAGCTGTTGTCCGGTGCACACGACCCGGCGCAACTGCTTCGTGCCTGGACCGAACTCGACGTGGTCGAACGTGAAATGCCCGAGGTGGCGGTTCATGCCGCCCAGCGCATGGTGGCTTTGCGCGGCGACCTGGCACTGGCGCGCGAATGGCTGCTGCCTGCCTGGGAACGCATGGTGTCGCAGCCCCGGGGGCTGGGCGACGCCCTGCGCGTCAAGCTGGCGCGGGCGCTCGAAGCGGGGCTCGATTCAGTGGACGCCGAGTGGCTCGCCCGCATCGAATCGGCCCAGCGAAACAATCCGCGCGACCCCAACCTGCAATACCTCGCGGGCATGGCGTGCATGAAGCGCCAGCTCTGGGGCAAGGCCCAGCAGTTGCTCACCCAGGCCGGCCTGGGCCTGCAGGACACGGACCTCTATCGCCGTGCATGGCTTGCGTTGGCCGAGCTGGCCGAAGCGCGCGGCGATGCCGAGCATGCGGCCGAGGCCTGGAAGCGCGCGGCGCAAATCGAGAAGGTCTGA
- the hemC gene encoding hydroxymethylbilane synthase, which yields MYFLGAVLSNIVIATRESRLALWQAEHVQALLQEKGHAVSLLGMTTRGDQILDKSLSKVGGKGLFVKELELALEEGRADIAVHSLKDVPMDLPEGFVLACVLEREDPRDALVSPRYASLDELPQGAVVGTSSLRRVVLLRALRPDLRIGPLRGNLDTRLRKLDEGQYDAIVLAAAGLKRLGLEERIRVAFEPDTMLPAAGQGALGIEVRADRADLIALLASLSHRGDWLATAAERAVSRSMGGSCSMPLAAHARWQADGALRIDAAWGDPEGNVPLVRVHAEAEAADFAQAGVLGEQAATLLRAAGAH from the coding sequence TTGTACTTTTTGGGAGCGGTCTTGAGCAATATCGTGATCGCCACGCGCGAAAGCCGGCTGGCCCTGTGGCAAGCCGAACACGTGCAAGCGCTGCTGCAAGAAAAAGGCCACGCGGTCAGCCTGCTGGGCATGACCACGCGTGGCGACCAGATCCTCGACAAATCGCTCAGCAAGGTGGGCGGCAAGGGCCTCTTCGTGAAGGAGCTCGAGCTCGCGCTCGAGGAAGGCCGTGCCGACATCGCGGTGCATTCGCTCAAGGACGTGCCAATGGATCTGCCCGAGGGCTTTGTGCTGGCCTGCGTGCTGGAGCGCGAAGATCCGCGCGACGCATTGGTGTCGCCGCGTTATGCCTCACTGGACGAGCTACCCCAGGGGGCTGTCGTCGGCACCTCCAGCCTGCGGCGCGTGGTGCTGTTGCGCGCCCTGCGGCCCGACCTGCGCATCGGCCCGCTGCGCGGCAATCTCGACACCCGCCTGCGCAAGCTCGACGAAGGCCAGTACGACGCCATCGTGCTCGCGGCGGCCGGGCTCAAGCGGCTCGGCCTCGAAGAGCGCATCCGCGTCGCGTTCGAGCCCGACACCATGCTCCCGGCGGCGGGGCAGGGCGCACTCGGCATCGAGGTACGGGCCGACCGCGCCGATCTGATTGCGCTGCTCGCGTCTCTTTCGCACCGGGGCGATTGGCTGGCCACTGCCGCCGAACGCGCGGTCAGCCGGTCGATGGGCGGAAGCTGCTCCATGCCGCTGGCGGCTCATGCGCGCTGGCAGGCCGACGGCGCATTGCGCATCGATGCTGCGTGGGGCGATCCCGAGGGCAACGTACCGCTGGTGCGGGTTCATGCAGAGGCTGAAGCGGCCGATTTTGCACAGGCCGGCGTGCTCGGAGAGCAGGCTGCCACGCTGCTGCGCGCCGCCGGCGCTCATTGA